CATGGGCGATGAAAGAGGAGAGGGGGCTGGTGGAGATCAAATGTGGGAGCGCACGAGCTTTAGCGAGGCCGCGATGGCGGCGGCACGGCTGGCATCTATGTTGCCTGACCCACCGCCATCGCGGCCTCGCCAAGGCTCGTGCGCTCCCACATCAGCCCCCGTAATGGCAGGAGAGCAACGCCCGCACTCAGGCTTCCACGGCCTCCCCGCAAGCGCGAGCATCCGCCCGCCGCGAACGCCAGCTCAAACCCAGCACCATCAGCAAACCCAGGCCTGCCATCAGCGCACCGGCCAGGGAAATGGCCGGATAGCCCAGCCCCGCATTGATCACCGCACCACCCAACGCCGCGCCAATCGCATTACCGAAATTGAACGCACCAATATTCATCGCCGAGGCCAGGTTAGGCGCATCCTTAGCGGCCTCCATCACACGCATCTGCAACGGCGGCACCAGGGCAAAACTCGCAGCGCCCCACAGCAGGATCGACAGCGCGGCAGGCAGCGGCCATTGCATCAGCACCGAGAAGGCCAGCAGCACGGCAATCAACACCACCAGCGACGTGATGAGCGTACGGTCCACCGAACGGTCGGCCGACTTGCCGCCCCACACGTTGCCCAAGGTTAGCCCGATGCCGAACAGCACAAGCATCCCGGTAACGAAGTTGGTCGACGCGTGGGTGACATCCCGCAAAATAGGCGCGATGTAAGTGAACACCGTAAACATCGCACTGGAGCCCACCACAGTCAGCGCCAACGCCGCCAGCACCGGCCCGCGACCCAGCACGCGAATCTCCGCCATCATGCTGCCACCCTTGGGCGCGGGCGCATTGGGCAGTGCCCACCAGAGTGCGGCCATGACCACTGCGCCGAGCCCACTGATGCCCCAGAACGCCGTGCGCCAGCCAAAGTTCTCACCAAACCAGGTTGCCAGCGGCACGCCCCCGATGGTTGCCAGCGTCAGCCCCATGAACATCGCGGCGACAGCTCCCGCGCGCTTCTCGGGCGCCACCAGGCTTGCGGCCACAATCGAGCCGATCCCAAAGAACGCCCCGTGATTGAGCGACGTCACCAGCCTGGCGATCATCAGCGTCTGGTAGTTGGTGGCCAGCGCCGACAGCAGATTGCCCAGGGTGAAAATCGCCATCAGCCCGATCAGCAGATAGCGGCGCGGCACCCTGGCCGTCGCCAGCGTCATGATCGGCGCACCAATCAGCACGCCCATCGCGTAGGCACTCACCAACAGCCCGGCGGCGGGAATGGAAACGCCAAGATCGGCGGCAATACCGGGCAACATGCCCATGGGTGCAAACTCGGTGACCCCGATGCCAAAGGCACCGATGGACAACGCTACAAGGGGGGGATTGATACGCATGGTTGACTCCTGATCTGTGTGCCGAATGCTACAATCCAGCCTTTTCCAGCAGTAGCCCTCGGTTGGGAACTACACCTTTGCGCAGGAGGCAAAAATGGACATAGGCGGTCGATCAGGCGAGATGGAGGTGTTCACCCTGGTCGCCGAGCACGGCAGCCTGTCCGGCGCGGCGCGTGCCCTGGGGCTGACGCCATCGTCCATCAGCCGCATCATCACCCGCACCGAACAGCGCATCGGCACCCGGCTGCTGCTGCGCACCACCCGCGCCATCACGTTCACCGCCGAAGGTGAAGCCTACCTGCGCGGCGCGCGACGCATCCTCGCGGACATGGCCGAAGTCGAAGACGCCATCACCGACCAGGGCGCCCCACGCGGGCGCCTGCGAGTCAGCGCAGCACTGGCCCATGGCCGCATGACCATCGTCCCACTGATCGCCGCCTTCAGCGCCCGCTATCCCGCCATCGTGGTCGAC
This genomic stretch from Pseudomonas orientalis harbors:
- a CDS encoding MFS transporter yields the protein MRINPPLVALSIGAFGIGVTEFAPMGMLPGIAADLGVSIPAAGLLVSAYAMGVLIGAPIMTLATARVPRRYLLIGLMAIFTLGNLLSALATNYQTLMIARLVTSLNHGAFFGIGSIVAASLVAPEKRAGAVAAMFMGLTLATIGGVPLATWFGENFGWRTAFWGISGLGAVVMAALWWALPNAPAPKGGSMMAEIRVLGRGPVLAALALTVVGSSAMFTVFTYIAPILRDVTHASTNFVTGMLVLFGIGLTLGNVWGGKSADRSVDRTLITSLVVLIAVLLAFSVLMQWPLPAALSILLWGAASFALVPPLQMRVMEAAKDAPNLASAMNIGAFNFGNAIGAALGGAVINAGLGYPAISLAGALMAGLGLLMVLGLSWRSRRADARACGEAVEA